Proteins from one Enterobacter bugandensis genomic window:
- the greA gene encoding transcription elongation factor GreA has protein sequence MQAIPMTLRGAEKLREELDFLKSVRRPEIIAAIAEAREHGDLKENAEYHAAREQQGFCEGRIKDIEAKLSNAQVIDITKMPNNGRVIFGSTVSVLNLDNDEEQTYRIVGDDEADFKQNLISVNSPIARGLIGKEQDDVVTIRTPGGEVEYEIIKVEYL, from the coding sequence ATGCAAGCTATTCCGATGACCTTACGTGGTGCCGAAAAACTGCGCGAAGAGCTGGATTTCCTGAAATCCGTGCGTCGCCCTGAAATCATCGCCGCTATCGCGGAAGCCCGTGAGCATGGCGACCTGAAAGAGAATGCTGAATACCATGCGGCGCGCGAGCAGCAGGGTTTCTGTGAAGGGCGCATTAAAGATATCGAAGCGAAACTGTCTAATGCGCAGGTTATCGATATCACCAAAATGCCTAACAACGGTCGCGTGATCTTTGGTTCTACCGTCAGCGTTCTGAACCTCGACAACGATGAAGAGCAAACCTATCGCATCGTGGGCGATGATGAAGCAGACTTCAAACAGAACCTGATTTCGGTGAACTCACCCATTGCTCGCGGCCTGATTGGCAAAGAGCAGGACGATGTTGTCACCATCCGCACCCCTGGCGGTGAAGTGGAATACGAAATTATCAAGGTTGAATACCTGTAA
- the dacB gene encoding serine-type D-Ala-D-Ala carboxypeptidase, with protein sequence MRFSSFIIGLTTSITFTAQAANVDEYINQLPAGANLALMVQKVGAQAPEIDYHSQQMALPASTQKVITALAALLQLGPDFRFTTTLETKGNVDGGELKGDLIARFGGDPTFKRQDIRNMVAVLKKSGVTKIDGNVLIDTSIFASHDKAPGWPWNDMTQCFSAPPAAAIVDRNCFSISLYSAPKPDDLAFIRVASYYPVTMFSQVRTLAKGSPDAQYCELDVVPGDLNRYTLTGCLTQRADPLPLAFAIQDGASYAGAILKDELKQAGITYSGTLLRQTQVNQPGTVIASKQSPPLHDLLRIMLKKSDNMIADTVFRMIGHARFGVPGTWRAGSDAVRQILRQQAGIDLGNTIAVDGSGLSRHNLIAPATMMQVLQYIAQHDTELNFISMLPLAGHDGSLQYRAGLHAAGVDGKVSAKTGSLQGVYNLAGFITTASGQRMAFVQYLSGYAVEPTDQRNRRIPLVRFESRLYKDIYQNN encoded by the coding sequence ATGCGATTTTCCAGTTTTATCATCGGATTGACTACCAGTATAACGTTCACCGCCCAGGCCGCGAATGTTGATGAGTACATTAATCAGCTCCCCGCAGGCGCGAACCTCGCCCTGATGGTGCAGAAGGTTGGCGCACAGGCTCCCGAGATTGACTATCACAGTCAACAGATGGCGCTGCCTGCCAGTACCCAGAAGGTGATCACTGCCCTCGCCGCCCTGCTCCAACTCGGGCCTGACTTCCGTTTTACCACCACGCTTGAAACCAAAGGTAACGTCGACGGTGGCGAACTGAAAGGCGATCTTATCGCCCGTTTCGGTGGCGATCCCACCTTTAAGCGCCAGGATATCCGCAACATGGTAGCGGTGTTGAAAAAATCCGGCGTGACAAAAATCGATGGCAACGTGCTGATCGATACCTCCATTTTTGCCAGCCACGATAAAGCACCAGGCTGGCCGTGGAACGACATGACGCAGTGCTTTAGCGCCCCGCCAGCCGCCGCGATTGTTGACCGCAACTGCTTCTCGATTTCCCTTTACAGCGCGCCCAAGCCAGATGATTTAGCGTTCATTCGCGTGGCATCTTACTATCCGGTGACCATGTTTAGCCAGGTGCGAACGCTGGCTAAAGGCTCCCCTGATGCCCAGTACTGCGAACTGGACGTGGTGCCTGGCGATCTTAACCGCTACACCCTCACCGGCTGCCTGACGCAGCGCGCCGATCCCCTGCCGCTGGCCTTCGCGATTCAGGATGGCGCAAGCTATGCGGGTGCGATTCTCAAGGATGAGCTGAAGCAGGCGGGAATAACCTACTCCGGCACGCTGCTACGCCAGACGCAGGTCAACCAGCCCGGAACGGTCATTGCCAGCAAACAGTCGCCACCGCTGCACGATTTGCTGCGAATTATGCTGAAAAAGTCTGACAACATGATTGCCGACACCGTGTTCCGCATGATTGGCCACGCGCGTTTCGGCGTGCCGGGAACCTGGCGCGCGGGCTCAGACGCTGTTCGTCAGATCCTGCGCCAGCAGGCGGGGATCGATCTGGGTAACACTATCGCCGTTGATGGTTCAGGATTATCGCGTCATAACCTGATTGCCCCGGCCACCATGATGCAGGTGCTTCAGTACATTGCACAACATGACACTGAGCTAAACTTTATCTCAATGCTGCCGCTTGCCGGACACGACGGTTCGCTGCAGTACCGCGCCGGGCTTCATGCAGCGGGTGTGGATGGCAAAGTCTCCGCGAAAACAGGTTCACTGCAGGGGGTGTATAACCTGGCAGGGTTCATCACGACCGCCAGCGGACAGCGCATGGCATTCGTGCAGTATCTTTCCGGCTATGCCGTCGAACCGACCGACCAGCGCAACCGCCGTATTCCACTGGTTCGCTTCGAAAGCAGGCTTTATAAAGACATCTACCAGAATAACTAG
- the pmrA gene encoding two-component system response regulator PmrA yields MKLLIVEDDLLLQEGLALGLANEGYALDCAGTAAEADALIQSGEYSLVILDLGLPDKDGATLLTQWRRRGIANPVLILTARDAIEDRITGLDAGADDYLVKPFALAELQARVRALIRRYQGHSDNLLTDGDITLNLQTQQVLRQSQPVEVTPKEFALLTRLIMRSGQTVHRETLQQDIYSWQDDPGSNTLEVHIHNLRRKLGKDRIKTVRGVGYRLESQK; encoded by the coding sequence ATGAAACTACTTATAGTTGAAGACGATCTGTTATTACAGGAAGGACTGGCTCTGGGACTCGCCAATGAAGGCTATGCCCTGGACTGTGCCGGCACCGCGGCAGAAGCAGATGCCCTGATCCAGAGCGGCGAATACAGCCTGGTGATCCTTGACCTGGGCTTGCCGGACAAAGACGGCGCGACGTTGCTTACCCAGTGGCGTCGCCGGGGCATCGCCAATCCGGTGTTAATCCTGACGGCACGCGACGCCATTGAAGATCGTATTACAGGCCTTGATGCTGGCGCCGATGATTACCTGGTGAAGCCCTTTGCGCTTGCAGAACTTCAGGCTCGGGTGCGAGCGTTAATACGCCGTTATCAGGGCCATAGTGATAACTTACTAACCGACGGGGACATTACCCTGAATCTGCAAACCCAGCAGGTATTGCGCCAGTCCCAGCCCGTTGAAGTCACACCAAAAGAGTTCGCCTTGCTGACGCGTCTGATCATGCGCAGCGGACAAACGGTACACAGAGAAACCCTTCAGCAGGATATCTATTCCTGGCAGGACGATCCGGGGTCAAATACCCTGGAAGTCCACATCCACAACCTGCGTCGTAAGCTCGGCAAAGACCGGATTAAAACCGTCCGCGGCGTTGGCTACCGCCTGGAGAGCCAGAAATGA
- the pmrB gene encoding two-component system sensor histidine kinase PmrB — MNSMRRRLMVLLAVILLFFQLISVIWLWHESREQIGFLVNETLSAKSRNNHVEKEIREAIASLLVPSLVMVGFTLFFSFWAVTWITRPLNKLRVSLANRSADNLTPLPMYSDMEEIGAVTTSLNQLLARLDSTIQQERLFTADAAHELRTPLAGIRLHLELMAQSGSTQATTLISRIDQLMHTVEQLLMLARAGQALASGHYETINWTDTIITPLGLEHEAKEHTVIWPAKSALTVQGDAVLLRLMLRNLLENAGRYSPTGTTITVTLTEVEGGTQLSVIDQGPGIDEAHRQSITEPFRRLDQRYGGSGLGLSIVQRILQLHHGKLMLENGAEGGLIASCWLPSTLE; from the coding sequence ATGAACAGCATGCGTCGGCGATTAATGGTGTTGCTGGCGGTCATTCTGTTATTTTTCCAGCTGATAAGCGTCATTTGGTTGTGGCACGAAAGCCGCGAGCAGATTGGCTTTCTGGTGAACGAAACGCTGTCGGCAAAATCGCGTAACAACCACGTCGAGAAAGAGATCCGCGAAGCGATTGCCTCGCTGCTGGTTCCTTCCCTGGTGATGGTTGGGTTTACGTTGTTTTTCTCGTTCTGGGCGGTCACCTGGATAACCCGACCGCTGAACAAACTGCGCGTGAGCCTGGCTAACCGTTCGGCGGATAACCTAACCCCACTTCCTATGTATTCCGACATGGAAGAAATCGGCGCCGTTACCACCTCGCTCAATCAGCTACTCGCCAGGCTGGACAGTACCATTCAGCAGGAGCGTCTCTTCACGGCTGACGCCGCCCATGAACTGCGAACGCCTCTTGCCGGAATCAGGCTCCATCTGGAGCTCATGGCCCAGTCAGGCTCTACGCAGGCCACGACGCTCATCAGCCGTATTGACCAGCTAATGCACACCGTTGAGCAACTGCTGATGCTGGCCCGTGCAGGACAGGCATTGGCGAGCGGCCACTATGAAACCATCAACTGGACGGACACCATTATCACGCCTCTTGGTCTTGAGCATGAAGCCAAAGAGCATACGGTGATTTGGCCTGCTAAAAGCGCGCTCACGGTTCAGGGAGACGCGGTACTGCTGCGGCTGATGCTGCGCAACCTGCTGGAGAATGCCGGGCGCTACAGCCCGACAGGCACCACGATTACCGTGACGCTTACCGAGGTCGAAGGCGGTACGCAGCTCAGCGTTATCGATCAGGGGCCTGGTATTGACGAAGCGCATCGACAGTCGATCACGGAGCCGTTCCGTCGCCTCGATCAGCGTTACGGCGGCAGCGGCCTTGGCCTGAGTATCGTACAGCGCATCCTGCAGCTTCATCACGGTAAGCTGATGCTGGAGAATGGTGCTGAAGGCGGCCTGATAGCAAGCTGCTGGCTGCCCTCAACGCTGGAATGA
- the cgtA gene encoding Obg family GTPase CgtA, translating into MKFVDEATILVVAGDGGNGCVSFRREKYIPRGGPDGGDGGDGGDVWLEADENLNTLIDYRFEKSFRAERGQNGQSRDCTGKRGKDVTIKVPVGTRVIDQGTGETMGDMTKHGQRLMVAKGGWHGLGNSRFKSSVNRTPRQKTMGTPGDKRDLQLELMLLADVGMLGMPNAGKSTFIRAVSAAKPKVADYPFTTLVPSLGVVRMDNEKSFVVADIPGLIEGAAEGAGLGIRFLKHLERCRVLLHLIDIDPIDGSDPVENARIIIGELEKYSEKLASKPRWLVFNKIDLMDKAEAEAKAKAIAEAMGWEDKYYLISAASQVGVKDLCWDVMTFIIENPVVQAEEAKQPEKVEFMWDDYHRQQLEELEAEEEDDWDDDWDEDDEEGVEFIYKH; encoded by the coding sequence ATGAAGTTTGTTGATGAAGCGACGATTCTGGTCGTGGCAGGTGATGGCGGTAACGGTTGTGTAAGCTTCCGCCGTGAAAAATATATTCCTCGTGGCGGCCCTGACGGCGGTGACGGTGGCGATGGTGGTGACGTGTGGCTGGAGGCGGATGAAAACCTCAACACGCTGATCGACTACCGCTTTGAAAAATCCTTCCGCGCAGAACGCGGACAGAACGGCCAGAGCCGTGACTGTACCGGTAAACGCGGTAAAGACGTGACCATTAAGGTTCCGGTTGGTACGCGCGTTATCGATCAGGGCACCGGTGAAACCATGGGCGATATGACCAAACACGGTCAGCGCCTGATGGTGGCGAAAGGCGGCTGGCACGGTCTGGGTAACAGCCGTTTCAAATCTTCCGTTAACCGTACCCCGCGTCAGAAAACGATGGGTACCCCGGGTGATAAGCGCGACCTGCAACTTGAACTGATGCTGCTGGCTGACGTGGGCATGCTGGGTATGCCAAACGCAGGTAAATCGACCTTTATTCGCGCCGTCTCTGCGGCCAAGCCAAAAGTAGCGGACTATCCGTTTACCACGCTGGTACCAAGCCTCGGCGTTGTCCGTATGGATAACGAGAAGAGCTTTGTGGTCGCCGATATTCCGGGCCTGATTGAAGGCGCTGCGGAAGGGGCTGGCCTGGGTATTCGCTTCCTGAAGCACCTTGAGCGTTGCCGCGTACTGTTGCACCTCATCGACATCGATCCGATCGACGGTTCCGATCCGGTTGAAAACGCCCGTATCATTATCGGTGAGCTGGAAAAATACAGCGAAAAACTGGCGAGTAAGCCACGCTGGCTGGTCTTCAACAAGATCGACCTGATGGATAAAGCGGAAGCCGAAGCGAAAGCCAAAGCGATTGCCGAAGCGATGGGCTGGGAAGATAAATACTACCTTATCTCCGCGGCAAGCCAGGTTGGCGTGAAAGATCTCTGCTGGGATGTGATGACCTTCATCATCGAGAACCCTGTCGTTCAGGCTGAAGAAGCGAAACAGCCAGAAAAAGTCGAATTCATGTGGGATGACTACCACCGCCAGCAGCTCGAAGAGCTGGAAGCGGAAGAGGAAGACGACTGGGACGATGACTGGGATGAAGACGACGAAGAAGGCGTCGAGTTCATCTACAAGCACTAA
- a CDS encoding DMT family transporter, with product MKQQAGIGILLALTTAMCWGALPIAMKQVLEVMEPPTVVFYRFLMASIGLGTILAVKGKLPPLRLFRKPRWLVLLAIATGGLFGNFILFSSSLQYLSPTASQVIGQLSPVGMMVASVFILKEKMRGTQIIGASMLLCGLVMFFNTSLIEIFTRLTDYTWGVIFGVGAATVWVSYGVAQKVLLRRLASQQILFLLYTLCTVALLPLAKPGVITQLSDWQLACLIFCGLNTLVGYGALAEAMARWQAAQVSALITLTPLFTLLFSDLLSMAWPDVFVRPMLNLLGYLGAFVVVAGAMYSAIGHRLWGRWRKNEAVVVVPRSGE from the coding sequence ATGAAGCAGCAGGCCGGCATTGGTATTCTTTTGGCGCTCACGACCGCAATGTGCTGGGGTGCGCTGCCAATTGCAATGAAGCAGGTACTGGAAGTGATGGAGCCGCCTACGGTGGTCTTTTATCGCTTCCTGATGGCAAGCATTGGTCTCGGGACCATCCTTGCAGTTAAAGGCAAGCTTCCACCGCTACGGCTCTTCCGCAAACCTCGATGGCTGGTGTTACTGGCCATTGCGACGGGTGGTCTGTTCGGTAACTTTATCCTGTTCAGCTCTTCCCTGCAGTATTTGAGCCCTACGGCGTCTCAGGTGATTGGTCAGCTTTCGCCTGTCGGCATGATGGTCGCGAGCGTGTTCATCCTCAAAGAGAAGATGCGCGGGACGCAGATTATCGGGGCAAGCATGCTGCTATGCGGCCTGGTGATGTTCTTCAACACCAGCCTGATCGAGATTTTTACCCGGCTTACGGACTACACCTGGGGCGTGATCTTCGGCGTGGGTGCAGCAACGGTCTGGGTGAGCTATGGCGTCGCGCAAAAGGTGTTATTGCGTCGCCTGGCCTCACAGCAGATCCTTTTTTTGCTGTACACTTTGTGTACAGTGGCATTATTGCCGTTAGCGAAGCCGGGCGTCATTACCCAGCTGAGCGACTGGCAACTGGCGTGCCTCATTTTTTGTGGGCTTAACACGCTGGTCGGTTATGGCGCGCTGGCGGAAGCGATGGCGCGCTGGCAGGCAGCACAGGTGAGCGCATTGATCACGCTTACCCCGCTGTTTACGCTGTTATTTTCAGATTTGTTATCAATGGCCTGGCCCGATGTCTTCGTCAGACCGATGCTCAACCTGTTGGGCTATCTCGGTGCGTTTGTCGTGGTTGCGGGCGCGATGTATTCCGCCATTGGTCATCGTCTTTGGGGACGTTGGCGCAAAAATGAAGCGGTCGTAGTAGTCCCCCGCTCAGGCGAATGA
- the rpmA gene encoding 50S ribosomal protein L27 → MAHKKAGGSTRNGRDSEAKRLGVKRFGGESVLAGSIIVRQRGTKFHAGNNVGCGRDHTLFAKADGKVKFEVKGPNNRKYISIVAE, encoded by the coding sequence ATGGCACATAAAAAGGCTGGCGGCTCCACACGTAACGGTCGCGATTCAGAAGCTAAACGCCTGGGCGTTAAGCGTTTCGGTGGCGAATCCGTTCTGGCGGGTAGCATCATCGTTCGTCAACGTGGTACCAAATTCCACGCTGGCAACAACGTAGGTTGCGGTCGTGACCACACTCTGTTTGCTAAAGCAGACGGTAAAGTGAAATTTGAAGTTAAAGGCCCGAACAACCGTAAATACATCAGCATCGTTGCTGAGTAA
- the rplU gene encoding 50S ribosomal protein L21 — translation MYAVFQSGGKQHRVSEGQTVRLEKLDIATGESVEFAEVLMIANGEEVKIGVPFVDGGVIKAEVVAHGRGEKVKIVKFRRRKHYRKQQGHRQWFTDVKITGISA, via the coding sequence ATGTACGCGGTTTTCCAAAGTGGTGGTAAACAACACCGAGTAAGCGAAGGTCAGACCGTTCGCCTGGAAAAGCTGGACATCGCAACTGGCGAATCTGTTGAGTTCGCAGAAGTTCTGATGATCGCAAACGGTGAAGAAGTCAAAATCGGCGTTCCTTTCGTTGATGGCGGCGTTATCAAAGCTGAAGTTGTTGCACACGGTCGTGGCGAGAAAGTTAAAATCGTTAAGTTTCGTCGTCGTAAACACTACCGTAAGCAGCAGGGCCACCGTCAGTGGTTCACTGATGTGAAAATTACTGGCATCAGCGCCTAA
- the ispB gene encoding octaprenyl diphosphate synthase, which produces MNLEKINELTAQDMAGVNAAILEQLNSDVQLINQLGYYIVSGGGKRIRPMIAILAARAVGYQGNAHVTIAALIEFIHTATLLHDDVVDESDMRRGKATANAAFGNAASVLVGDFIYTRAFQMMTSLGSLKVLEVMSEAVNVIAEGEVLQLMNVNDPDITEENYMRVIYSKTARLFEAAAQCSGILAGCSEAQEKGLQDYGRYLGTAFQLIDDLLDYSADGETLGKNVGDDLNEGKPTLPLLHAMRNGTADQAKMIREAIEQGNGRHLLEPVLETMAICGSLEWTRQRAEEEADKAIEALQVIPDSPWRDALIGLAHIAVQRDR; this is translated from the coding sequence ATGAATTTAGAAAAAATCAACGAGTTAACCGCGCAAGATATGGCGGGTGTAAATGCAGCAATCCTGGAGCAACTCAACTCTGACGTTCAGCTGATCAATCAGTTGGGCTATTACATTGTCAGCGGCGGCGGTAAACGCATTCGCCCGATGATTGCCATTCTGGCTGCCAGAGCCGTTGGCTATCAGGGAAATGCCCACGTGACGATCGCCGCGCTGATCGAATTTATTCACACCGCGACGCTTCTGCATGACGATGTTGTGGATGAATCCGATATGCGTCGTGGCAAGGCCACGGCAAACGCTGCCTTCGGGAACGCCGCCAGCGTTCTGGTCGGGGACTTTATCTATACCCGCGCCTTCCAGATGATGACCAGCCTGGGCTCTCTGAAAGTGCTCGAGGTGATGTCCGAAGCCGTCAACGTCATCGCTGAAGGCGAAGTGCTGCAGCTGATGAACGTCAATGACCCCGATATCACCGAAGAAAACTACATGCGCGTTATCTACAGCAAAACAGCGCGCCTGTTTGAAGCGGCCGCCCAGTGTTCCGGCATCCTGGCTGGCTGTTCCGAGGCGCAGGAAAAAGGATTGCAGGATTATGGGCGCTATCTGGGTACTGCCTTCCAGCTGATTGATGATTTGCTGGACTACAGCGCGGACGGCGAAACGCTCGGCAAAAACGTTGGCGATGACCTGAACGAAGGCAAACCGACCCTGCCGCTGCTTCACGCGATGCGTAACGGAACGGCCGACCAGGCGAAAATGATCCGTGAGGCGATCGAACAGGGAAATGGTCGCCATCTTCTGGAACCTGTACTGGAAACGATGGCCATCTGCGGCTCGCTGGAATGGACGCGTCAGCGTGCTGAAGAAGAGGCTGACAAAGCCATCGAAGCTCTCCAGGTTATTCCAGACAGCCCATGGCGCGATGCCCTGATTGGTCTTGCCCACATCGCTGTTCAACGCGACCGTTAA
- the sfsB gene encoding DNA-binding transcriptional regulator SfsB, with product MDTKFIDWHTADIIAALRKRGTSLAAESRRHGLSSSTLANALTRPWPKGELIIATALETHPWVIWPSRYHDPVTHEFIDRTRMMRQRKAKTEPQG from the coding sequence ATGGATACGAAATTTATCGACTGGCATACGGCAGATATCATTGCGGCACTGCGCAAAAGAGGTACGTCACTTGCAGCAGAGTCCCGCCGCCATGGTCTGAGTTCTTCCACCCTGGCCAACGCCCTGACCCGCCCCTGGCCAAAGGGAGAATTGATTATCGCGACGGCGCTGGAAACGCACCCGTGGGTGATCTGGCCTTCACGTTATCACGATCCTGTTACTCATGAATTTATCGACAGAACGCGCATGATGCGCCAGAGAAAAGCAAAAACAGAACCGCAGGGATAA
- the murA gene encoding UDP-N-acetylglucosamine 1-carboxyvinyltransferase, producing the protein MDKFRVQGPTRLQGEVTISGAKNAALPILFAALLAEEPVEIQNVPKLKDIDTTMKLLTQLGTKVERNGSVWIDASNVNNFSAPYDLVKTMRASIWALGPLVARFGQGQVSLPGGCAIGARPVDLHIFGLEKLGAEIKLEEGYVKASVNGRLKGAHIVMDKVSVGATVTIMSAATLAEGTTIIENAAREPEIVDTANFLVALGAKISGQGTDRITIEGVERLGGGVYRVLPDRIETGTFLVAAAISGGKIVCRNAQPDTLDAVLAKLREAGADVETGEDWISLDMHGKRPKAVTVRTAPHPAFPTDMQAQFTLLNLVAEGTGVITETIFENRFMHVPELIRMGAHAEIESNTVICHGVEKLSGAQVMATDLRASASLVLAGCIAEGTTVVDRIYHIDRGYERIEDKLRALGANIERVKGE; encoded by the coding sequence ATGGATAAATTTCGTGTACAGGGGCCAACGCGTCTCCAGGGCGAAGTCACAATTTCTGGCGCGAAGAACGCCGCGCTGCCAATCCTCTTTGCTGCGCTGCTCGCGGAAGAGCCGGTAGAAATTCAGAACGTACCGAAGCTGAAAGATATCGACACGACCATGAAGTTGCTCACCCAGTTGGGCACTAAAGTTGAGCGCAACGGTTCCGTCTGGATCGACGCCAGCAACGTGAACAACTTCTCTGCGCCTTACGATCTGGTTAAAACCATGCGTGCATCTATCTGGGCGCTTGGCCCGCTGGTGGCACGTTTCGGTCAGGGTCAGGTTTCGCTGCCGGGTGGTTGCGCCATCGGCGCGCGTCCGGTTGACCTGCATATCTTTGGCCTGGAGAAACTGGGCGCAGAGATCAAGCTGGAAGAGGGTTACGTTAAGGCCTCCGTCAACGGTCGTCTGAAAGGCGCGCACATTGTCATGGACAAAGTGAGCGTAGGCGCTACCGTCACCATCATGTCTGCTGCAACGCTGGCAGAAGGTACCACCATCATCGAAAACGCCGCGCGCGAACCGGAGATCGTGGATACCGCCAATTTCCTCGTGGCGCTGGGCGCGAAGATTTCCGGCCAGGGTACTGACCGCATCACCATTGAAGGCGTTGAGCGTCTGGGCGGTGGTGTGTATCGCGTTCTGCCGGACCGTATCGAAACCGGCACCTTCCTGGTGGCTGCGGCCATTTCCGGCGGTAAGATTGTCTGCCGTAATGCACAGCCAGACACTCTGGATGCCGTTCTGGCGAAGCTGCGTGAAGCGGGTGCCGATGTTGAAACCGGTGAAGACTGGATCAGCCTCGACATGCACGGTAAGCGTCCTAAAGCGGTGACCGTGCGTACGGCTCCGCATCCGGCATTCCCGACCGATATGCAGGCACAGTTCACTCTGCTGAACCTGGTTGCCGAAGGAACCGGTGTGATTACCGAGACGATTTTCGAGAACCGTTTTATGCACGTACCTGAACTGATCCGTATGGGTGCACATGCTGAGATCGAAAGTAACACCGTGATTTGCCATGGCGTTGAGAAACTGTCCGGTGCTCAGGTAATGGCAACGGATTTGCGTGCGTCTGCAAGCCTGGTGCTGGCGGGCTGTATCGCGGAAGGCACAACGGTGGTGGATCGTATTTATCACATCGATCGTGGCTATGAACGTATTGAAGACAAACTGCGCGCGCTGGGTGCCAATATCGAGCGTGTGAAGGGCGAATAA
- the ibaG gene encoding BolA family iron metabolism protein IbaG, with product MENHEIQTVLMNALSLQEAHVTGDGSHFQVIAVGEMFDGMSRVKKQQAVYAPLMEYIADNRIHALSIKAFTPQEWARDRKLNGF from the coding sequence ATGGAAAATCATGAAATCCAGACAGTGCTGATGAATGCACTCTCCCTTCAGGAAGCCCACGTCACTGGCGATGGCAGTCACTTCCAGGTTATTGCTGTGGGTGAGATGTTCGACGGTATGAGCCGTGTGAAGAAGCAGCAGGCTGTGTACGCGCCGCTGATGGAATATATTGCGGATAACCGCATCCACGCCCTGTCGATTAAAGCGTTCACCCCGCAAGAGTGGGCACGCGATCGCAAACTAAACGGTTTTTGA
- the mlaB gene encoding lipid asymmetry maintenance protein MlaB: MSQQLRWSREGETLRLSGELDQDLLNPLWDKRQEAMQGVTLIDLTDVTRVDTAGVALLAHLVAVGKKQGISVMLHGASDNVVTLAQLYNLPQDVLPR, from the coding sequence ATGTCGCAGCAACTCCGCTGGTCGCGTGAAGGTGAGACGTTAAGGCTGTCCGGCGAGCTGGACCAGGATCTGCTGAACCCACTGTGGGATAAACGCCAGGAAGCGATGCAGGGCGTGACGCTTATCGACTTAACCGACGTCACGCGGGTGGATACGGCAGGCGTTGCGCTGCTCGCCCATCTGGTTGCCGTGGGCAAAAAGCAGGGAATAAGCGTCATGCTTCATGGCGCAAGTGACAATGTCGTTACCCTTGCGCAACTCTACAATCTGCCTCAGGACGTACTGCCTCGTTAA
- the mlaC gene encoding phospholipid-binding protein MlaC codes for MFKRLLMVAMLVIAPLTAAHAADQSNPYKLMDEAAKKTFDRLKNEQPKIRANPDYLRDVVDQELLPYVQIKYAGALVLGRYYKDATPAQREAYFAAFREYLKQAYGQALAMYHGQTYQIAPEQPLGDATIVPIRVTIIDPNGRPPVRLDFQWRKNSQTGHWQAYDMIAEGVSMITTKQNEWSDLLRTKGIDGLTAQLQSIARQKITLDEKK; via the coding sequence ATGTTTAAACGACTGTTAATGGTTGCCATGCTGGTCATTGCCCCTCTCACTGCGGCACATGCTGCGGATCAGAGCAACCCGTACAAACTGATGGACGAAGCTGCGAAGAAAACCTTCGACCGTCTCAAAAACGAACAGCCAAAAATTCGCGCGAATCCTGACTATCTGCGTGACGTGGTTGACCAGGAACTGCTGCCGTATGTGCAGATCAAATATGCGGGAGCGCTGGTGCTCGGCCGCTATTACAAAGACGCCACCCCGGCGCAGCGTGAGGCCTATTTTGCCGCATTCCGTGAATACCTGAAGCAGGCGTATGGTCAGGCGCTGGCGATGTACCACGGTCAGACCTATCAGATCGCCCCGGAGCAGCCGCTGGGTGATGCGACCATCGTGCCTATTCGCGTAACGATCATCGATCCTAACGGCCGTCCGCCGGTGCGCCTGGATTTCCAGTGGCGTAAAAACAGCCAGACCGGCCACTGGCAGGCGTATGATATGATCGCCGAAGGCGTAAGCATGATCACCACCAAGCAGAACGAGTGGAGCGACCTGCTGCGCACCAAGGGCATTGATGGCCTGACCGCACAGCTGCAGTCCATTGCTCGTCAGAAAATTACCCTGGACGAGAAGAAGTAA